In a genomic window of Hoeflea sp. 108:
- a CDS encoding malonyl-CoA synthase produces the protein MANLLFDHLVAPLATRNSTFLMDSGGREIEGCSLYETAMSLASALTALGLKAGDRMAVQVDKTPEALALYCAAVAAGVVFLPLNTAYTAAEVDYFVSDAEASLLVADPAKAELLTEVARRNGARFETLDGKGEGSLREHARKQVGGFEPVARSGEDLAAILYTSGTTGQSKGAMLSHDNLLSNARVLAEEWRFQASDVLLHALPIFHTHGLFVATNVVMLSGGSMIFLPGFKTDEVIKWLPRATTMMGVPTFYTRLLDTPAFTGELVKHMRLFTSGSAPLLAETHQRFEERTGHRILERYGMTETNMNTSNPYDGDRRAGTVGRALPGVEVKITNPETGKDVPQGEPGVIEVRGPNVFRGYWRMPDKTREELRMDGFFITGDIGTLDTDGYVTIIGRQKDLIITGGYNVYPKEIELILDEQPGVLESAVVGVPHPDFGEAVIAVLVARPGQTVDAAVVAAAMGERLARFKQPKHIAIVADLPRNTMGKVQKNLLREQFTSLFA, from the coding sequence GTGGCTAATCTGCTTTTCGACCATCTCGTGGCCCCGCTCGCCACGCGCAACAGTACATTCCTGATGGACTCCGGAGGGCGCGAGATCGAAGGCTGCAGCCTGTACGAAACGGCGATGTCGTTGGCCTCGGCATTGACTGCTCTCGGTCTGAAGGCGGGTGACCGCATGGCGGTCCAGGTCGATAAGACGCCGGAAGCCCTGGCGCTCTATTGCGCTGCGGTCGCTGCGGGGGTCGTCTTCCTGCCGCTGAACACAGCCTATACGGCTGCCGAGGTGGACTATTTCGTTTCGGATGCGGAGGCCTCGCTGCTGGTGGCAGACCCCGCCAAGGCAGAGCTTCTGACTGAGGTGGCTCGGCGTAACGGAGCCCGGTTCGAAACACTCGATGGAAAGGGCGAAGGAAGCCTGCGCGAGCACGCCAGGAAGCAAGTAGGAGGCTTTGAGCCGGTGGCACGATCGGGTGAGGACCTGGCCGCCATTCTCTACACCTCCGGCACGACCGGGCAGTCCAAGGGCGCGATGCTGAGCCATGACAACCTCTTGTCCAATGCGAGGGTCCTCGCCGAGGAATGGCGTTTCCAGGCAAGCGACGTGCTGCTGCACGCGCTGCCGATTTTCCATACTCATGGGCTTTTTGTTGCCACCAATGTCGTCATGCTGTCGGGCGGGTCGATGATCTTCCTGCCGGGGTTCAAGACCGACGAGGTGATCAAATGGCTGCCGCGTGCGACCACGATGATGGGCGTCCCGACCTTTTACACCAGGCTTCTCGATACGCCTGCCTTTACCGGTGAACTGGTGAAGCACATGCGCCTGTTCACTTCCGGTTCGGCGCCGCTGCTGGCCGAAACCCATCAGCGTTTCGAGGAACGCACAGGACATCGCATCCTGGAGCGCTATGGCATGACCGAAACCAACATGAACACCTCGAACCCCTACGACGGCGACCGCCGCGCCGGCACGGTTGGACGTGCATTGCCCGGCGTCGAAGTGAAGATCACCAACCCTGAAACCGGCAAGGATGTACCGCAGGGCGAGCCTGGCGTGATCGAGGTGCGTGGCCCCAATGTATTCAGGGGCTATTGGCGCATGCCCGACAAGACCCGCGAGGAGCTGCGCATGGACGGTTTCTTCATCACAGGCGACATAGGCACGCTCGACACCGACGGCTATGTCACGATCATCGGGCGCCAGAAGGATCTCATCATCACTGGCGGCTACAACGTCTACCCCAAGGAAATCGAGCTGATCCTGGACGAGCAGCCTGGCGTTCTGGAAAGCGCCGTCGTCGGCGTGCCCCATCCCGATTTCGGGGAAGCGGTGATTGCCGTGCTGGTGGCCCGGCCCGGTCAGACCGTCGATGCTGCCGTCGTGGCTGCGGCGATGGGTGAACGCCTCGCAAGGTTCAAGCAACCCAAGCATATCGCGATCGTGGCCGACCTGCCCCGCAACACCATGGGCAAGGTGCAGAAGAACCTGCTACGAGAGCAGTTCACTTCCCTGTTCGCCTAA
- the traF gene encoding conjugative transfer signal peptidase TraF → MVVVAGALPAMTCSVVGYRFNLTASAPRGLWRIEAMYRSAAVGDLVFICPPDTATFENAFGRGYLGRGLCPGGLAPLLKTIAAIPGQHVTTGKDVVIDGKHLASSDIRHTDGQGRAVVPFAGGTIPQGYLFLHSTTANSYDSRYFGPVPASGLLGYARPIITFDF, encoded by the coding sequence ATGGTGGTAGTTGCTGGGGCATTGCCTGCGATGACATGTTCAGTTGTTGGTTACAGGTTCAATCTCACGGCCAGCGCACCGCGTGGCCTTTGGCGCATTGAGGCTATGTACCGCAGCGCCGCGGTTGGAGACCTGGTTTTCATTTGCCCCCCCGATACTGCCACCTTCGAGAACGCCTTCGGTCGAGGCTATCTTGGTCGCGGCCTTTGCCCAGGCGGCTTGGCGCCGCTGCTCAAGACCATAGCGGCTATCCCCGGCCAACACGTCACGACCGGCAAGGATGTCGTCATCGACGGCAAGCATCTGGCTTCCTCAGACATCCGACACACGGACGGTCAGGGCAGGGCGGTTGTCCCCTTTGCTGGGGGAACAATTCCGCAGGGCTACCTCTTCCTCCACTCAACGACGGCGAACTCATATGACTCCCGGTATTTCGGGCCCGTCCCCGCAAGCGGCCTCCTCGGCTATGCCCGGCCGATCATCACGTTCGATTTCTGA
- a CDS encoding MalY/PatB family protein, whose translation MNFDEHVDRRGTHCSKWDMMEPLYGLSPDDSLPMWVADMDFRPPVAVQEALERMLRHGIYGYFGDDRAYRDAICWWMANRHGWQLDPATIFTTHGLVNGTGLCVDTWTEPGDAVALMTPVYHAFARVVHAAGREARELPLVLEDGRYRMDFDGWDRHMTGREKMLILCSPHNPGGRVWTLEELRGVAEFAARHNLVLVSDEIHQDLVFPGQRHIPMTIAAPEAAERLVMMTASTKTFNIAGAHVGNVIIADEKLRNRFSRRHQALGISPNSFGMHMVTAAYSVEGTAWLDGLVRYLDGNRKAFDAGIASIPGLRSMPLEATYLAWVDGSGAGLSGDEFVARVEKGARIATNHGQTFGMHGEGFLRFNFACSRAMVDEAIARLQVAFADLQ comes from the coding sequence ATGAATTTTGACGAGCATGTCGATCGTCGCGGAACCCACTGCTCGAAATGGGACATGATGGAGCCGCTCTACGGCCTGTCTCCGGACGATTCGTTGCCGATGTGGGTGGCCGACATGGATTTTCGTCCGCCGGTGGCCGTGCAGGAGGCTCTTGAGAGGATGCTGCGCCATGGCATCTACGGCTATTTCGGCGACGATCGCGCCTACAGGGATGCGATCTGCTGGTGGATGGCGAACCGTCACGGCTGGCAGCTGGACCCGGCCACGATCTTCACCACGCATGGCCTTGTGAATGGCACAGGTCTCTGTGTCGACACATGGACCGAACCCGGCGATGCGGTCGCACTTATGACACCTGTTTACCATGCTTTCGCTCGCGTGGTGCACGCAGCAGGACGTGAAGCCCGTGAACTGCCTCTGGTCCTGGAGGACGGACGCTACCGGATGGACTTCGACGGTTGGGACAGGCACATGACCGGTCGGGAGAAGATGCTGATCCTGTGCTCGCCCCACAATCCCGGCGGACGCGTCTGGACGCTGGAGGAACTGCGTGGGGTGGCCGAGTTTGCTGCTCGTCACAACCTTGTGCTGGTATCCGACGAAATCCATCAGGACCTCGTGTTCCCCGGGCAGCGACACATCCCCATGACGATCGCTGCCCCCGAAGCGGCCGAGCGCCTGGTGATGATGACGGCCTCGACCAAGACCTTCAACATCGCCGGTGCCCATGTTGGAAATGTAATCATCGCCGACGAGAAGCTGAGGAACAGATTCTCGAGGCGCCATCAGGCGCTTGGCATCTCTCCCAACTCGTTCGGCATGCACATGGTCACGGCAGCCTATTCGGTGGAAGGAACAGCATGGCTCGACGGGTTGGTCCGCTATCTGGACGGCAACCGAAAGGCTTTCGACGCCGGCATAGCCTCGATTCCGGGCCTGCGCTCCATGCCCCTTGAGGCAACCTACCTGGCCTGGGTTGATGGATCGGGCGCAGGGCTGAGCGGCGACGAATTCGTGGCGCGGGTTGAGAAAGGCGCACGCATTGCCACCAACCATGGCCAGACATTCGGCATGCACGGCGAGGGCTTCCTTCGCTTCAACTTCGCCTGTTCGCGGGCGATGGTCGATGAGGCGATCGCCCGCCTGCAGGTCGCGTTTGCAGACCTTCAGTAG
- a CDS encoding AMP-binding protein, which translates to MDRYQRLRADYRLATPETFNFGTDIVDAWAADPVRNAAAPALIWCDAAGRERRYSFAEIAAWTDRLAAALERRGVGRGDRVMVMLPRIPAWQLAMVAVLKLGAIAIPCVTMLTAKDIDYRLLNSGAKVVITTVPEVEKFVTAPVETLRIAVDLPGAEPAAAPPEGWIAFDGLVEEPADGFRAATVRAEDPALIFYTSGSTGLPKGVTHASRALHAWRGSAEHWLDLGQDDVMFCTADTGWSKAGTSILFGPWSRGATVLFYDGPFDPQYRIELIARHGVSVYCAAATELRRLVALDIGGRTLPSLRLTVSAGESLNPPVLEAWKAMTGKPVLEAYGLTETLMLVANYRDTEVRPGAMGRSLPGVSLDLITSEGRLAVPGETGQIALRLPSAHLMLGYWQDPERTSSTRTMLDGQDYFLTGDNARADDDGYLFYEGRADDVINSAGYRIGPQEVENALIEHPMVREAAAVASPDEERGEVVKAFVVLHDGYEGSEMLARELQAFVKRLTAPYKYPRRIEFIAELPKNPVGKIQRRDLRLREFAAWQADPQTKCEENADDQSLQH; encoded by the coding sequence ATGGACAGATACCAAAGATTGCGGGCCGATTATCGGCTCGCGACGCCTGAAACCTTTAATTTCGGCACCGACATTGTCGACGCATGGGCTGCAGATCCGGTCCGCAACGCCGCAGCACCCGCTTTGATCTGGTGCGATGCGGCCGGGCGGGAGCGCAGGTACAGCTTTGCCGAAATCGCGGCATGGACCGATCGGCTGGCTGCAGCACTCGAACGCCGCGGCGTCGGTCGGGGCGATCGCGTCATGGTCATGCTGCCGCGTATTCCTGCCTGGCAGCTGGCAATGGTCGCAGTGCTCAAGCTCGGTGCCATCGCCATTCCCTGCGTAACGATGCTGACAGCCAAGGACATCGACTATCGCCTCTTAAATTCGGGGGCGAAGGTGGTGATCACCACCGTCCCGGAAGTCGAGAAGTTCGTGACGGCGCCGGTAGAGACGTTGCGCATCGCCGTCGATCTGCCGGGTGCCGAACCCGCCGCCGCACCGCCCGAAGGCTGGATTGCCTTCGATGGACTGGTCGAGGAGCCAGCGGATGGCTTCCGTGCCGCAACAGTTCGCGCCGAGGATCCTGCGCTGATCTTCTACACCTCCGGCTCGACGGGCCTGCCCAAGGGCGTCACCCATGCCTCTCGGGCGCTGCATGCCTGGCGTGGCTCTGCTGAACACTGGCTGGATCTGGGGCAGGACGACGTGATGTTCTGTACCGCCGATACCGGCTGGTCGAAGGCGGGCACCTCGATCCTTTTTGGACCCTGGAGCCGTGGTGCGACTGTGCTCTTCTATGACGGTCCATTCGACCCGCAGTACAGGATCGAGCTTATCGCCCGCCATGGCGTCAGCGTCTACTGCGCCGCCGCAACTGAGCTTCGCCGTCTGGTCGCGCTCGACATCGGGGGCAGGACCTTGCCCAGCTTGAGGTTGACCGTTTCAGCCGGTGAATCGCTCAACCCGCCCGTGCTCGAAGCCTGGAAGGCGATGACCGGCAAACCGGTGCTCGAGGCATATGGGCTGACCGAGACGCTGATGCTCGTTGCGAACTATCGCGACACAGAAGTGCGGCCAGGTGCCATGGGACGTTCGCTCCCGGGCGTCAGCCTCGATCTCATCACCAGCGAGGGCAGGCTCGCGGTTCCTGGGGAGACCGGGCAGATCGCGCTGCGCCTTCCCAGCGCCCATCTCATGCTGGGCTACTGGCAGGACCCTGAGCGCACTTCCTCCACGCGCACAATGCTCGATGGACAGGACTATTTCCTGACGGGAGACAATGCCCGTGCCGATGATGACGGCTACTTATTCTACGAGGGACGAGCCGACGATGTCATCAATTCCGCTGGCTATCGCATCGGCCCCCAGGAGGTCGAGAACGCGCTGATCGAACACCCGATGGTGCGCGAAGCGGCGGCCGTCGCGAGCCCCGACGAGGAACGGGGCGAAGTGGTCAAGGCCTTTGTCGTGCTCCATGACGGGTATGAAGGCAGCGAGATGCTGGCACGCGAGCTGCAGGCTTTCGTCAAGCGACTGACCGCCCCCTACAAATATCCCAGACGGATCGAATTCATCGCCGAACTGCCAAAAAACCCGGTGGGCAAGATCCAGCGCCGTGATCTGCGCTTGCGCGAGTTCGCCGCTTGGCAAGCCGATCCCCAGACCAAGTGTGAGGAAAATGCAGATGACCAATCCCTCCAGCACTGA
- a CDS encoding CocE/NonD family hydrolase, which translates to MTNPSSTEAPYNVTIARSMKCVARDGVKLSVDIYRPARDGEALPGPFPAIVTRSPYDTRSGKGPSGQAKNGEYFARRGYLYVVQDARGRFESEGDFVLLDSKEGEDGHDVIEWLAALPYCNGMIGTQGSSLRAWNQSATAIQRPPHLKAMWVNQAGSNAFMHALRHHGTLELRWLAWLMTNSIHSQEAHADLELQAELIRNSERMYEWLARLPWSEGKSPLSSLPKWEKLALEYYRNADLSDYWLNPTLNFEAYRDQTADIPTVYSGAWYDSYPRATIKNFTDLEGRLSHQYLLMGAGVHGGPNLDNPLAGNVDMGSKAPIKGNLAKDRMELMLRFFDRFLKGDESAWADRPKVQYFRMGGNGSRNAVGRLVHGGEWRVAEQWPPRGVASEDWHLQADGSLSPKLPAASEPSRFTFDPAKPMPTVASNVSSMTQNLPPFPRMMRTGDPISLRESLVLQGAADQVTHPGVHGAEAPFGDLADRNDVLSFVTQPFDEDFEVTGNPEVEIYLSSDAPDTDIFVQLQDVYPQSEAWPDGYRMNLCESIFRVRYRDGFERPILMKPGEVVKVRFELYPTANVFNAGHRLRVLVSSSSFPRFDVNPNTGEPVGRHTHMRKAVNAIHHDPQHPSKVILPVMRRS; encoded by the coding sequence ATGACCAATCCCTCCAGCACTGAAGCACCCTACAACGTGACGATCGCGCGCTCGATGAAGTGTGTGGCCCGCGACGGCGTGAAGCTTTCGGTCGACATCTACCGACCCGCTCGCGACGGCGAAGCGCTGCCCGGCCCGTTTCCGGCCATTGTCACCCGCTCGCCCTATGACACGCGCTCCGGCAAGGGTCCGTCAGGGCAAGCAAAGAACGGCGAATATTTTGCACGACGCGGCTACCTCTATGTAGTGCAGGACGCGCGCGGTCGCTTCGAATCCGAAGGCGACTTCGTCCTGCTTGACAGCAAGGAAGGCGAAGATGGCCACGATGTCATCGAATGGCTCGCCGCGCTGCCCTATTGCAACGGCATGATCGGAACTCAAGGCAGCTCACTGCGCGCCTGGAACCAGAGTGCCACCGCGATCCAGCGCCCGCCGCATCTGAAGGCAATGTGGGTCAATCAGGCAGGCTCCAACGCGTTCATGCATGCGTTACGCCATCATGGCACGCTGGAACTGCGCTGGCTGGCCTGGCTGATGACCAACAGCATCCATTCCCAGGAGGCGCATGCAGATCTCGAACTCCAGGCAGAACTCATCCGCAATTCCGAGCGCATGTACGAATGGCTCGCCCGCTTGCCGTGGAGCGAAGGCAAAAGCCCGCTGTCCTCCTTGCCGAAATGGGAAAAGCTGGCGCTCGAATATTATCGCAACGCCGATTTGAGCGACTACTGGCTGAACCCCACCCTCAATTTCGAAGCCTATCGCGATCAGACGGCCGATATCCCAACGGTCTATTCCGGCGCTTGGTATGACAGCTATCCGCGCGCGACCATCAAGAACTTCACGGACCTGGAAGGCAGGCTCTCGCACCAGTACCTGTTGATGGGCGCGGGCGTTCATGGCGGGCCCAATCTGGACAATCCCCTGGCGGGCAATGTCGACATGGGGTCAAAGGCGCCGATCAAGGGAAACCTTGCCAAGGACCGCATGGAACTCATGCTCCGCTTCTTTGACCGCTTCCTCAAAGGTGACGAAAGCGCCTGGGCAGACCGGCCGAAGGTTCAGTACTTCCGCATGGGCGGTAACGGCAGCCGAAATGCCGTTGGTCGTCTCGTCCATGGCGGCGAATGGCGCGTGGCCGAGCAATGGCCGCCGCGCGGCGTCGCGTCCGAAGACTGGCACCTGCAGGCCGACGGCTCGTTGTCGCCAAAGCTGCCCGCGGCAAGTGAGCCCAGCCGCTTCACCTTCGATCCGGCCAAGCCGATGCCGACGGTTGCCTCCAACGTGTCGTCGATGACGCAAAACCTTCCACCATTTCCCCGGATGATGCGGACGGGCGATCCGATATCGCTTCGCGAAAGCCTGGTGCTGCAGGGGGCCGCCGATCAGGTTACGCATCCTGGCGTTCACGGAGCCGAGGCGCCTTTTGGCGATCTCGCCGACCGCAACGACGTTCTGTCGTTTGTCACGCAGCCCTTCGACGAGGATTTCGAAGTCACGGGTAATCCAGAGGTCGAAATCTACTTGTCCTCGGACGCACCCGACACAGACATCTTCGTGCAGTTGCAGGATGTCTACCCGCAAAGCGAGGCCTGGCCTGACGGTTACCGGATGAACCTGTGCGAGAGCATCTTCCGCGTCCGCTATCGTGACGGTTTTGAAAGGCCGATCCTGATGAAGCCGGGCGAGGTCGTGAAGGTTCGCTTCGAACTCTATCCGACGGCCAACGTCTTCAATGCGGGCCACCGGTTGCGCGTGCTGGTGTCGTCGTCATCGTTCCCACGCTTCGACGTCAACCCCAACACTGGCGAACCTGTCGGTCGTCATACCCATATGCGTAAGGCCGTGAATGCAATCCATCACGATCCGCAGCACCCCTCGAAGGTGATCCTGCCGGTCATGCGCAGGAGCTAG
- a CDS encoding conjugal transfer protein TraB, translating to MTLTTTAAVVGGVAWSGDFLTLPFALAFPLLWARSPSRLGATMVSAGYFLAASRGLPQGVANYYASDLWPGLMLWVFASLSFVGVHTALWTGRRGGGRSVRYLAAMAVMALPPFGILGWAHPTTMAGVLFPGWGWLGLGGTIAALAMMASRWWPAVAIALGAFWLWSATTLSDPMPMNGWKGVDLEFGRGLGRDGSLEHHRDLIARARRHVDAGDDVIILPESALGLWTPTIERLWRAGLDGSNASVVAGATMVDAQGYDNVMVEISARYAKILYRERMPVPVSMWQPWLAWINQSGGSRAHFFANPVVKLEGRTVAILICYEQLILWPILQSMLYSPELVVAPGNGWWTVGTSIVAIQSANAMSWARLFGVPLVTAFNR from the coding sequence TTGACGCTGACCACGACAGCAGCTGTTGTCGGCGGCGTGGCATGGAGCGGCGATTTTCTGACCTTGCCGTTCGCCTTGGCTTTTCCTCTGCTATGGGCAAGGTCGCCGTCCCGCCTGGGCGCGACGATGGTGTCGGCCGGGTATTTTCTCGCAGCGTCGCGTGGCCTGCCGCAAGGCGTTGCCAACTACTATGCCTCCGATCTTTGGCCTGGCTTAATGCTGTGGGTTTTTGCGTCCCTCTCTTTCGTGGGAGTGCATACCGCGCTTTGGACCGGCCGGCGGGGAGGTGGGAGGTCAGTGCGCTATCTGGCCGCGATGGCGGTGATGGCGCTGCCACCATTTGGCATTCTTGGTTGGGCGCATCCGACGACAATGGCGGGCGTTCTGTTCCCGGGGTGGGGATGGTTGGGTTTAGGTGGAACTATCGCAGCCCTAGCCATGATGGCATCGCGATGGTGGCCAGCCGTCGCTATCGCCCTAGGGGCATTCTGGTTGTGGTCCGCCACCACATTGTCCGATCCCATGCCGATGAACGGATGGAAGGGTGTCGACCTCGAGTTTGGTCGCGGCCTTGGGCGAGACGGCTCACTTGAACACCATCGCGATCTGATCGCGAGGGCCCGGCGGCATGTTGATGCAGGAGACGACGTTATCATCCTTCCCGAAAGCGCGCTCGGCCTCTGGACACCGACTATCGAGCGGCTCTGGCGGGCGGGACTGGATGGCAGCAATGCCTCTGTGGTGGCAGGGGCGACAATGGTCGACGCGCAAGGCTACGACAATGTCATGGTCGAGATTTCGGCAAGGTATGCCAAGATTCTATATCGTGAGCGCATGCCGGTCCCCGTCTCTATGTGGCAGCCCTGGCTAGCATGGATCAACCAGAGCGGTGGATCACGGGCGCATTTCTTCGCTAATCCGGTGGTTAAGCTAGAGGGCCGAACGGTTGCAATTTTGATATGCTACGAGCAGCTCATCTTGTGGCCCATACTACAGTCGATGCTCTATTCGCCTGAACTCGTAGTCGCACCCGGGAACGGCTGGTGGACGGTTGGCACCTCGATTGTCGCCATACAGAGTGCCAACGCTATGTCGTGGGCCCGGCTATTTGGCGTTCCCCTAGTCACCGCTTTCAACCGCTGA
- a CDS encoding malonyl-CoA decarboxylase family protein, producing MATFFADLIATLFERRWERLSDSRSDSGAATERLEALLSGEGEVSGMRLAREILSQYRAMDDAAKRVFFSYLADRLDLDPDRLHAAVEAYRTERNAETLGRLSRAAEPRRQELLRRLNQAPGATARLVRMRHDLLRLLSQAPELGVIDTDFRHLFSSWFNRGFLVLRQIDWTTPANILEKIIEYEAVHAINDWQELRRRMLPRDRRCFAFFHPAMPEDPLIFVEVALCRGIPGSVQHLLSEDREALDESEVDTAVFYSISNCQEGLKGISFGNLLIKQVVEELARDVPGLETFVTLSPVPGLNRWIKAASPERPALAALLAQAEGCDHQALAANHNLLRQLCAEYLMLAKRPDGLPDDPVARFHLANGASLHEIHAMADTSVNGWRQSSTVMVNYLYDLPSVSRNSERYAAAAHVIASRQVEQLLPKDRKRRRG from the coding sequence TTGGCAACGTTCTTCGCCGACCTGATCGCAACGCTGTTCGAAAGGCGTTGGGAACGTCTGTCCGACAGCCGGTCCGACAGCGGGGCTGCGACCGAGCGGTTGGAAGCGCTGCTGTCCGGCGAAGGCGAGGTGTCGGGCATGCGGCTCGCGCGCGAAATCCTCTCGCAATACCGGGCGATGGACGACGCAGCGAAACGCGTCTTCTTTTCATATCTGGCTGATCGTCTCGACCTCGATCCCGACAGGCTGCATGCAGCTGTCGAGGCCTACCGAACCGAGCGCAACGCCGAGACGCTGGGTCGGCTGTCGCGTGCGGCCGAACCGCGCCGGCAGGAACTTCTGCGCCGTCTCAACCAGGCGCCCGGAGCGACCGCCCGGCTGGTGAGGATGCGACATGACCTGCTGAGGCTGCTTTCGCAGGCGCCCGAGCTTGGAGTGATCGATACCGATTTCCGGCACCTGTTCTCCAGCTGGTTCAATCGCGGCTTCCTGGTGCTGCGGCAGATCGACTGGACCACACCTGCCAACATCCTCGAGAAGATCATCGAGTACGAGGCCGTCCACGCCATCAACGACTGGCAGGAACTGCGGCGCCGGATGTTGCCGCGCGACCGTCGATGCTTCGCCTTCTTCCACCCGGCAATGCCGGAGGATCCGCTCATCTTCGTCGAGGTGGCCCTGTGCCGGGGAATACCCGGTTCGGTCCAGCATCTCCTCAGCGAGGATCGCGAGGCACTGGATGAAAGCGAGGTGGATACGGCCGTGTTCTATTCGATCTCGAACTGCCAGGAAGGGCTGAAGGGTATTTCCTTCGGCAATCTTCTCATCAAGCAGGTCGTCGAGGAACTGGCTCGAGATGTTCCTGGGCTGGAGACGTTCGTTACGCTCTCGCCAGTGCCGGGACTGAACCGGTGGATCAAGGCTGCCTCACCTGAACGGCCCGCACTGGCCGCCTTGCTGGCGCAGGCTGAAGGATGCGACCATCAAGCGCTTGCGGCAAACCATAACCTGCTGCGCCAGCTCTGCGCAGAGTATCTGATGCTGGCGAAACGGCCGGACGGTCTTCCCGACGATCCCGTTGCCCGTTTCCATCTCGCCAATGGGGCGTCACTGCATGAAATCCACGCCATGGCCGACACCTCGGTCAACGGATGGCGGCAGTCGTCCACGGTGATGGTCAACTACCTCTACGATCTGCCCTCGGTGAGCCGCAACAGCGAACGTTATGCCGCTGCCGCACACGTCATTGCCTCCCGGCAGGTCGAGCAACTTCTACCCAAGGACAGGAAGAGACGCCGTGGCTAA
- a CDS encoding amidohydrolase: MLLAAEIARLAPAFEAVADQIWATPELCFAEHRSSALQRNVMAAHGFRITPGLAGLDTAFAAEWGDDGPVIAVLGEFDALPGLSQVAGAARQQALEPDGNGHGCGHNLLGAGSMLAATAIARAIQRSGLQARIRYYGCPAEEGGWGKGMMVRAGTFDDADVAIGWHPGTFNGVRARSTLAVANRAYQFRGRAAHAAMAPHLGRSALDAVELMNIGANFLREHVSPDVRLHYAITDAGGAAPAVVQAHASVLYLIRAPELDDLHDLVRRVDDIARGAALMTGTEVEFVPQGGASNVLPNFVLCHVMHNVMRRLGRLDFSPGEQAFAEEIRASLVDQTAIDRRARTDQDVLVPPDEGRLPLHQGLRPFDGRMTQGTGSTDVGDVSWIVPTVECATATWAVGTPSHSWQVVAQGCSPAAHRAMVRAALAMAGTALELIDDPSLIAEARKEHLGRRDGRPYMSLPTAAGPVEQQLSGQENS, translated from the coding sequence ATGCTGCTGGCAGCCGAGATCGCCCGTCTGGCGCCAGCCTTTGAGGCGGTGGCCGACCAGATCTGGGCAACGCCGGAACTCTGCTTTGCCGAGCATCGCTCCTCAGCGTTGCAGCGCAATGTCATGGCAGCGCATGGATTCCGCATCACACCGGGGCTGGCAGGGCTCGACACTGCTTTTGCGGCCGAGTGGGGAGATGACGGTCCGGTCATCGCCGTCCTGGGCGAGTTCGACGCATTGCCTGGGCTCAGCCAGGTCGCCGGCGCGGCACGCCAACAGGCACTGGAGCCAGATGGCAACGGTCATGGCTGCGGCCACAACCTTCTCGGCGCCGGCTCGATGCTTGCTGCGACGGCAATTGCCCGGGCGATCCAGCGGTCCGGGCTCCAGGCGCGGATCCGCTACTACGGGTGCCCTGCCGAGGAGGGCGGCTGGGGCAAAGGAATGATGGTGCGGGCCGGAACTTTCGATGACGCAGACGTGGCGATCGGATGGCATCCTGGCACCTTCAACGGCGTGAGGGCCCGCTCCACGCTAGCCGTCGCCAACCGGGCCTATCAGTTCCGTGGCAGGGCCGCGCATGCTGCCATGGCGCCCCATCTTGGCCGCAGTGCCCTCGACGCAGTCGAACTCATGAACATTGGGGCGAATTTCCTGCGCGAGCATGTTTCGCCCGATGTTCGCCTTCACTACGCAATCACCGATGCGGGGGGGGCTGCGCCTGCGGTGGTCCAGGCGCACGCATCGGTCCTCTATCTGATCCGTGCGCCAGAACTCGACGATCTTCATGACCTGGTCAGGCGCGTCGACGACATCGCCCGCGGTGCAGCGCTGATGACCGGCACGGAGGTGGAATTCGTGCCCCAAGGCGGCGCTTCGAACGTGCTGCCGAACTTCGTGCTTTGCCATGTCATGCACAACGTGATGCGGAGGCTCGGTCGCCTCGACTTTTCGCCCGGCGAACAAGCCTTCGCCGAGGAAATCAGGGCATCCCTTGTTGACCAAACGGCAATCGATCGCCGGGCGCGCACCGATCAGGACGTACTTGTGCCGCCGGATGAGGGGCGGCTGCCGCTGCACCAGGGGCTGCGGCCATTTGACGGGCGGATGACCCAGGGGACCGGGTCGACCGATGTCGGCGACGTCAGCTGGATCGTGCCTACGGTCGAATGCGCGACAGCGACCTGGGCGGTTGGCACTCCGAGCCACAGCTGGCAGGTGGTCGCTCAGGGCTGCAGTCCCGCCGCCCATCGCGCGATGGTGCGGGCAGCCCTTGCGATGGCCGGCACCGCACTCGAATTGATCGACGACCCTTCCCTGATCGCCGAGGCCCGCAAGGAGCATCTCGGTCGTCGCGACGGCCGCCCATATATGTCACTGCCGACAGCTGCCGGTCCTGTTGAGCAGCAGTTGTCGGGGCAAGAGAACTCGTGA